In Phoenix dactylifera cultivar Barhee BC4 chromosome 11, palm_55x_up_171113_PBpolish2nd_filt_p, whole genome shotgun sequence, the following are encoded in one genomic region:
- the LOC103720422 gene encoding uncharacterized protein LOC103720422 isoform X5, whose product MRATARRPASNWRSLHSPPFAMMAVENISGSHPAEVQNLGIFSLKLKKFRAVCRTGENSFSDKGGPAITPFNFPLQGPLLQLMGALCMGNKLTLKFDSKVVYQEMTIRCFADRKLNTAYHCVN is encoded by the exons ATGAGGGCTACAGCTCGGCGACCGGCTTCGAATTG GAGATCCTTACACTCACCACCTTTTGCTATGATGGCTGTGGAAAATATTTCAGGCTCTCATCCTGCAGAAGTACAGAATTTGGGTATATTTTCGCTCAAGTTAAAAAAGTTCAGAGCAGTGTGCAGAACAGGAGAAAATTCGTTTTCAGATAAGGGG GGGCCAGCGATCACACCATTCAATTTTCCATTGCAGGGTCCCCTATTGCAACTGATGGGTGCACTATGTATGGGCAATAAACTgactctgaaatttgatagcaaAG TTGTTTATCAGGAAATGACAATCAGATGCTTCGCAGACAGAAAGCTAAATACTGCCTATCATTGTGTAAACTAA
- the LOC103720422 gene encoding uncharacterized protein LOC103720422 isoform X3, with translation MRATARRPASNWRSLHSPPFAMMAVENISGSHPAEVQNLGIFSLKLKKFRAVCRTGENSFSDKGGPAITPFNFPLQGPLLQLMGALCMGNKLTLKFDSKGNDNQMLRRQKAKYCLSLCKLKNIDSGCRQG, from the exons ATGAGGGCTACAGCTCGGCGACCGGCTTCGAATTG GAGATCCTTACACTCACCACCTTTTGCTATGATGGCTGTGGAAAATATTTCAGGCTCTCATCCTGCAGAAGTACAGAATTTGGGTATATTTTCGCTCAAGTTAAAAAAGTTCAGAGCAGTGTGCAGAACAGGAGAAAATTCGTTTTCAGATAAGGGG GGGCCAGCGATCACACCATTCAATTTTCCATTGCAGGGTCCCCTATTGCAACTGATGGGTGCACTATGTATGGGCAATAAACTgactctgaaatttgatagcaaAG GAAATGACAATCAGATGCTTCGCAGACAGAAAGCTAAATACTGCCTATCATTGTGTAAACTAAAGAATATCGATAGCGGTTGCAGACAAGGATAG
- the LOC103720422 gene encoding uncharacterized protein LOC103720422 isoform X8, giving the protein MRATARRPASNWRSLHSPPFAMMAVENISGSHPAEVQNLGIFSLKLKKFRAVCRTGENSFSDKGGPAITPFNFPLQGPLLQLMGALCMGNKLTLKFDSKDRKLNTAYHCVN; this is encoded by the exons ATGAGGGCTACAGCTCGGCGACCGGCTTCGAATTG GAGATCCTTACACTCACCACCTTTTGCTATGATGGCTGTGGAAAATATTTCAGGCTCTCATCCTGCAGAAGTACAGAATTTGGGTATATTTTCGCTCAAGTTAAAAAAGTTCAGAGCAGTGTGCAGAACAGGAGAAAATTCGTTTTCAGATAAGGGG GGGCCAGCGATCACACCATTCAATTTTCCATTGCAGGGTCCCCTATTGCAACTGATGGGTGCACTATGTATGGGCAATAAACTgactctgaaatttgatagcaaAG ACAGAAAGCTAAATACTGCCTATCATTGTGTAAACTAA
- the LOC103720422 gene encoding uncharacterized protein LOC103720422 isoform X9 — MRATARRPASNWRSLHSPPFAMMAVENISGSHPAEVQNLGIFSLKLKKFRAVCRTGENSFSDKGGPLLQLMGALCMGNKLTLKFDSKVVYQEMTIRCFADRKLNTAYHCVN, encoded by the exons ATGAGGGCTACAGCTCGGCGACCGGCTTCGAATTG GAGATCCTTACACTCACCACCTTTTGCTATGATGGCTGTGGAAAATATTTCAGGCTCTCATCCTGCAGAAGTACAGAATTTGGGTATATTTTCGCTCAAGTTAAAAAAGTTCAGAGCAGTGTGCAGAACAGGAGAAAATTCGTTTTCAGATAAGGGG GGTCCCCTATTGCAACTGATGGGTGCACTATGTATGGGCAATAAACTgactctgaaatttgatagcaaAG TTGTTTATCAGGAAATGACAATCAGATGCTTCGCAGACAGAAAGCTAAATACTGCCTATCATTGTGTAAACTAA
- the LOC103720422 gene encoding uncharacterized protein LOC103720422 isoform X1, whose translation MRATARRPASNWRSLHSPPFAMMAVENISGSHPAEVQNLGIFSLKLKKFRAVCRTGENSFSDKGVKLLLLPAFGKLGPLLQLMGALCMGNKLTLKFDSKGMQVEFILLECIDFIHGNFASCLSGNDNQMLRRQKAKYCLSLCKLKNIDSGCRQG comes from the exons ATGAGGGCTACAGCTCGGCGACCGGCTTCGAATTG GAGATCCTTACACTCACCACCTTTTGCTATGATGGCTGTGGAAAATATTTCAGGCTCTCATCCTGCAGAAGTACAGAATTTGGGTATATTTTCGCTCAAGTTAAAAAAGTTCAGAGCAGTGTGCAGAACAGGAGAAAATTCGTTTTCAGATAAGGGGGTGAAGCTATTACTGCTTCCTGCTTTTGGAAAACTT GGTCCCCTATTGCAACTGATGGGTGCACTATGTATGGGCAATAAACTgactctgaaatttgatagcaaAGGTATGCAagtagaatttattttattggaaTGTATCGATTTCATCCATGGAAATTTTGCCAGTTGTTTATCAGGAAATGACAATCAGATGCTTCGCAGACAGAAAGCTAAATACTGCCTATCATTGTGTAAACTAAAGAATATCGATAGCGGTTGCAGACAAGGATAG
- the LOC103720422 gene encoding uncharacterized protein LOC103720422 isoform X4 has translation MRATARRPASNWRSLHSPPFAMMAVENISGSHPAEVQNLGIFSLKLKKFRAVCRTGENSFSDKGVKLLLLPAFGKLGPLLQLMGALCMGNKLTLKFDSKVVYQEMTIRCFADRKLNTAYHCVN, from the exons ATGAGGGCTACAGCTCGGCGACCGGCTTCGAATTG GAGATCCTTACACTCACCACCTTTTGCTATGATGGCTGTGGAAAATATTTCAGGCTCTCATCCTGCAGAAGTACAGAATTTGGGTATATTTTCGCTCAAGTTAAAAAAGTTCAGAGCAGTGTGCAGAACAGGAGAAAATTCGTTTTCAGATAAGGGGGTGAAGCTATTACTGCTTCCTGCTTTTGGAAAACTT GGTCCCCTATTGCAACTGATGGGTGCACTATGTATGGGCAATAAACTgactctgaaatttgatagcaaAG TTGTTTATCAGGAAATGACAATCAGATGCTTCGCAGACAGAAAGCTAAATACTGCCTATCATTGTGTAAACTAA
- the LOC103720422 gene encoding uncharacterized protein LOC103720422 isoform X2 yields the protein MRATARRPASNWRSLHSPPFAMMAVENISGSHPAEVQNLGIFSLKLKKFRAVCRTGENSFSDKGVKLLLLPAFGKLGPLLQLMGALCMGNKLTLKFDSKGNDNQMLRRQKAKYCLSLCKLKNIDSGCRQG from the exons ATGAGGGCTACAGCTCGGCGACCGGCTTCGAATTG GAGATCCTTACACTCACCACCTTTTGCTATGATGGCTGTGGAAAATATTTCAGGCTCTCATCCTGCAGAAGTACAGAATTTGGGTATATTTTCGCTCAAGTTAAAAAAGTTCAGAGCAGTGTGCAGAACAGGAGAAAATTCGTTTTCAGATAAGGGGGTGAAGCTATTACTGCTTCCTGCTTTTGGAAAACTT GGTCCCCTATTGCAACTGATGGGTGCACTATGTATGGGCAATAAACTgactctgaaatttgatagcaaAG GAAATGACAATCAGATGCTTCGCAGACAGAAAGCTAAATACTGCCTATCATTGTGTAAACTAAAGAATATCGATAGCGGTTGCAGACAAGGATAG
- the LOC103720422 gene encoding uncharacterized protein LOC103720422 isoform X7, producing the protein MRATARRPASNWRSLHSPPFAMMAVENISGSHPAEVQNLGIFSLKLKKFRAVCRTGENSFSDKGVKLLLLPAFGKLGPLLQLMGALCMGNKLTLKFDSKDRKLNTAYHCVN; encoded by the exons ATGAGGGCTACAGCTCGGCGACCGGCTTCGAATTG GAGATCCTTACACTCACCACCTTTTGCTATGATGGCTGTGGAAAATATTTCAGGCTCTCATCCTGCAGAAGTACAGAATTTGGGTATATTTTCGCTCAAGTTAAAAAAGTTCAGAGCAGTGTGCAGAACAGGAGAAAATTCGTTTTCAGATAAGGGGGTGAAGCTATTACTGCTTCCTGCTTTTGGAAAACTT GGTCCCCTATTGCAACTGATGGGTGCACTATGTATGGGCAATAAACTgactctgaaatttgatagcaaAG ACAGAAAGCTAAATACTGCCTATCATTGTGTAAACTAA
- the LOC103720422 gene encoding uncharacterized protein LOC103720422 isoform X6, with product MRATARRPASNWRSLHSPPFAMMAVENISGSHPAEVQNLGIFSLKLKKFRAVCRTGENSFSDKGGPLLQLMGALCMGNKLTLKFDSKGNDNQMLRRQKAKYCLSLCKLKNIDSGCRQG from the exons ATGAGGGCTACAGCTCGGCGACCGGCTTCGAATTG GAGATCCTTACACTCACCACCTTTTGCTATGATGGCTGTGGAAAATATTTCAGGCTCTCATCCTGCAGAAGTACAGAATTTGGGTATATTTTCGCTCAAGTTAAAAAAGTTCAGAGCAGTGTGCAGAACAGGAGAAAATTCGTTTTCAGATAAGGGG GGTCCCCTATTGCAACTGATGGGTGCACTATGTATGGGCAATAAACTgactctgaaatttgatagcaaAG GAAATGACAATCAGATGCTTCGCAGACAGAAAGCTAAATACTGCCTATCATTGTGTAAACTAAAGAATATCGATAGCGGTTGCAGACAAGGATAG